The proteins below are encoded in one region of Nocardioides marmorisolisilvae:
- a CDS encoding SRPBCC family protein, translating to MAEQTTSSILIEAPAERVMAVIADFPAYPTWAQGMKQVDVLSAGADGRAEQVHFELEATPIKDTYVLGYDWDGDRAVHWHLVEGKMLKAMQGAYELSPAGTGTEVTYRLTVEVAIPMIGMLRRKAEKVIIDSALKGLKKRVESLG from the coding sequence ATGGCCGAGCAGACCACGTCGAGCATCCTCATCGAGGCCCCCGCCGAGCGGGTGATGGCGGTGATCGCGGACTTCCCGGCGTACCCGACCTGGGCCCAGGGCATGAAGCAGGTCGACGTGCTCAGCGCCGGTGCCGACGGGCGGGCCGAGCAGGTCCACTTCGAGCTCGAGGCGACCCCGATCAAGGACACCTATGTCTTGGGCTACGACTGGGACGGTGACCGGGCCGTGCACTGGCACCTGGTCGAGGGCAAGATGCTCAAGGCCATGCAGGGGGCCTACGAGCTGAGCCCCGCCGGGACCGGGACCGAGGTCACCTACCGGCTCACTGTGGAGGTCGCGATCCCGATGATCGGGATGCTGCGGCGCAAGGCCGAGAAGGTGATCATCGACAGCGCGCTGAAGGGGCTGAAGAAGCGCGTCGAGTCGCTCGGCTGA
- a CDS encoding ArsA family ATPase yields MAPRIILFTGKGGVGKTTTAAGTATLAARSGSRTLVLSTDAAHSLADTFGVAIGAEPTQVEEGLWVQQVDAQRRFEHSWGEIQGYLRSVLDTVGVDPITAEELTVVPGAEEVLALLELRSHAVGDRWDLIVVDCAPTAETLRLLALPEALGWYMNRVFGVQRRVVKALRPVLTRAAGVPMPEESVFDAVQRLHHDLSEVQQILSGKDATVRLVLTPEAVVVAEARRSLTTLSLYGYRVDGVVANRVFPSGSDEWLAGWVRAQSEVLDEIRHSFAGLPIWVSAYQPGEPVGADALASFAAAAYGDDDPFALLEDEGPMSVRRTDSGAVLSIALPFASREDVDLARHGDELVVTVGSYRRLLALPVALARQTVTGARVEDGALQVRFRFEEGSTRDR; encoded by the coding sequence GTGGCTCCGCGGATCATCCTCTTCACCGGCAAGGGGGGCGTCGGCAAGACCACGACGGCGGCGGGCACGGCGACGCTCGCGGCCCGGTCGGGCAGCCGCACCCTCGTGCTGTCCACCGACGCTGCCCACTCGCTCGCTGACACGTTCGGCGTCGCCATCGGTGCCGAGCCCACCCAGGTCGAGGAAGGACTGTGGGTCCAACAGGTCGACGCCCAGCGCCGCTTCGAGCACTCCTGGGGCGAGATCCAGGGCTACCTGCGCAGCGTGCTGGACACGGTCGGGGTCGACCCGATCACCGCGGAGGAGCTCACCGTGGTGCCGGGGGCCGAGGAGGTGCTCGCCCTCCTCGAGCTCCGCTCGCACGCGGTGGGGGACCGGTGGGACCTCATCGTGGTGGACTGCGCGCCGACCGCCGAGACCCTGCGCCTGCTCGCACTGCCCGAGGCGCTCGGCTGGTACATGAACCGCGTCTTCGGCGTCCAACGCCGGGTGGTCAAGGCTCTCCGTCCCGTCCTCACTCGCGCGGCCGGCGTGCCGATGCCGGAGGAGTCCGTCTTCGACGCGGTCCAGCGACTGCACCACGACCTGTCGGAGGTGCAGCAGATCCTCAGCGGCAAGGACGCCACGGTGCGGCTGGTGCTCACCCCGGAGGCCGTCGTCGTGGCGGAGGCGCGCCGTTCGCTGACCACCCTCTCGCTGTACGGCTACCGGGTGGACGGGGTCGTGGCGAACCGGGTGTTCCCCTCCGGGAGCGATGAGTGGCTGGCAGGCTGGGTGCGCGCGCAGTCCGAGGTGCTCGACGAGATCCGGCACTCGTTCGCCGGTCTGCCCATCTGGGTGTCGGCGTACCAGCCGGGCGAGCCCGTCGGAGCGGACGCTCTGGCGTCCTTCGCGGCCGCGGCGTACGGCGACGACGACCCGTTCGCCCTGCTCGAGGACGAGGGGCCGATGAGCGTCCGACGGACCGACAGCGGTGCCGTGCTCAGCATCGCGCTGCCCTTCGCGAGCCGGGAGGACGTCGACCTCGCTCGGCACGGCGACGAGCTCGTCGTGACCGTCGGGTCGTACCGGCGGCTGCTGGCGCTGCCCGTGGCGCTGGCCCGGCAGACGGTCACCGGCGCTCGTGTCGAGGATGGCGCCCTGCAGGTACGGTTCAGGTTCGAGGAGGGATCCACCCGTGACCGATGA
- a CDS encoding ROK family glucokinase has protein sequence MATHGTQHLSIGVDVGGTKIAGGLVSEDGTLLGSARRESPATDSSAIVATIADLVEELTATAEGAVRGIGVAAAGFVDRDRSTVLFAPNLAWRDEPLRADLETRLKLPVVIENDANAAAWGEFRFGAGADVDDLLLITVGTGIGGGVVLDGQLMRGGFGIGAEVGHMRVVPDGRLCGCGNHGCWEPYGSGNALVKNTRTEAAQSLLASDLVARAGGDPDDIDGPMISAAAAAGDQFAIDQIKEIGTWLGAGIASLAAILDPTVVVIGGGVSEAGELLVGPVRETFGRLLTGRGHRPTAEIRLASLGNRAGMLGVADLARTPAR, from the coding sequence GTGGCAACGCACGGCACGCAGCACCTGAGCATCGGCGTCGACGTCGGCGGCACCAAGATCGCCGGTGGCCTGGTCAGCGAGGACGGCACCCTGCTCGGCTCCGCCAGGCGAGAGTCGCCGGCGACCGACTCGAGTGCGATCGTCGCCACCATCGCCGACCTGGTCGAGGAGCTGACCGCGACCGCCGAGGGCGCGGTCCGCGGCATCGGCGTCGCCGCGGCAGGGTTCGTCGACCGGGACCGTTCGACGGTGCTCTTCGCCCCCAACCTGGCGTGGCGAGACGAGCCGCTGCGGGCCGACCTGGAGACCCGGCTGAAGCTCCCGGTGGTCATCGAGAACGATGCGAACGCGGCGGCGTGGGGGGAGTTCCGATTCGGTGCGGGCGCCGATGTCGACGACCTGTTGCTGATCACCGTCGGCACCGGCATCGGCGGCGGCGTGGTCCTTGACGGCCAGCTGATGCGCGGTGGCTTCGGCATCGGTGCCGAGGTCGGGCACATGCGCGTCGTACCGGACGGGCGGCTGTGCGGCTGCGGCAACCACGGCTGCTGGGAGCCCTACGGCTCGGGCAACGCGCTCGTCAAGAACACCCGCACCGAGGCCGCACAGTCATTGCTGGCCAGCGACCTGGTCGCGCGCGCCGGCGGCGACCCGGACGACATCGACGGGCCGATGATCAGTGCCGCAGCGGCCGCCGGCGACCAGTTCGCGATCGACCAGATCAAGGAGATCGGCACCTGGCTGGGGGCCGGTATCGCCTCCCTGGCTGCGATCCTCGACCCGACCGTGGTGGTGATCGGTGGGGGCGTCAGCGAGGCCGGCGAGCTGCTCGTCGGACCCGTCCGGGAGACCTTCGGCCGGCTCCTGACCGGGCGTGGTCACCGTCCGACGGCCGAGATCCGCCTCGCCAGCCTGGGCAACCGAGCCGGGATGCTCGGCGTCGCCGACCTGGCCCGCACGCCCGCTCGCTGA
- a CDS encoding alpha/beta hydrolase: protein MSADVRIPPYSSEGRAGSAGRRVGVLLSHGFTGSPASMTPWGEYLAAQGYAVEVPRLPGHGTSVQDMLRTRWDDWAAEVERTYAALAARTDAVVVGGLSMGGTLALHLAEQHPEIAGVVLVNAAVASTNRQLLAVPLLKHVVRSMPAIGNDIKKPGVDEAAYDRTPLKPLASMTAAWKRVRADLDRITCPLLLFRSAEDHVVDPSSGRIILGGVSSRDLTERLLTNSYHVATIDNDAEQIYEESAAFVARVTSDG from the coding sequence GTGAGTGCAGACGTCCGCATTCCGCCGTACTCGTCGGAGGGGCGGGCCGGATCCGCCGGACGCCGCGTCGGAGTGCTGCTGAGCCACGGCTTCACCGGCTCCCCGGCCTCGATGACTCCATGGGGCGAGTACCTCGCCGCGCAGGGGTACGCGGTGGAGGTCCCCCGGCTCCCCGGACACGGCACCAGCGTGCAGGACATGCTGCGCACCCGCTGGGACGACTGGGCAGCAGAGGTCGAGCGGACGTACGCCGCCCTGGCGGCCCGCACCGACGCTGTGGTGGTCGGGGGCCTCTCGATGGGCGGCACGCTGGCGCTCCACCTCGCCGAGCAGCACCCCGAGATCGCCGGCGTGGTCCTGGTCAACGCGGCGGTGGCCAGCACCAACAGACAACTCCTCGCCGTACCGCTGCTCAAGCACGTCGTGCGGTCGATGCCGGCCATCGGCAACGACATCAAGAAGCCCGGCGTCGACGAGGCCGCCTACGATCGGACCCCGCTCAAGCCACTGGCCTCGATGACGGCAGCCTGGAAGCGGGTCCGTGCCGACCTCGACCGGATCACCTGCCCGCTGCTGCTCTTCCGCTCCGCTGAGGACCATGTGGTGGACCCGTCGTCGGGCCGGATCATCCTCGGTGGCGTCTCCTCACGCGACCTCACCGAGCGGCTGCTCACGAACAGCTACCACGTCGCCACCATCGACAACGACGCCGAGCAGATCTACGAGGAGAGTGCGGCCTTCGTCGCGCGGGTGACCTCCGATGGCTGA
- a CDS encoding lysophospholipid acyltransferase family protein, with the protein MLRVVFRPRVAGLENVPEEGPVILASNHLSYADWLFMPLTLPRRVSFVAKAEYFTSPGIKGWLQKTFFRGAGQIPIDRSGANAAEGALMSAKSVLANGEMFGIYPEGTRSHDGRLYRGKTGVARLALETGVPVIPVGVVGTDAIAPPGKTFGRLTRPLVRFGKPLDFSRYEGMENDRYILRSITDEIMYEIMRLSGQEYVDMYASRAKEEAKRADREARSAGAAPRDGAERDRKAS; encoded by the coding sequence ATGCTGCGTGTGGTCTTTCGACCCCGGGTGGCCGGTCTCGAGAACGTCCCCGAGGAGGGGCCGGTGATCCTCGCCAGCAACCACCTGTCCTACGCCGACTGGCTGTTCATGCCGCTCACCCTGCCGCGCCGGGTGAGCTTCGTGGCCAAGGCCGAGTACTTCACCAGCCCCGGCATCAAGGGATGGCTGCAGAAGACCTTCTTCAGAGGTGCCGGGCAGATCCCGATCGACCGATCGGGAGCCAACGCGGCCGAGGGTGCGCTGATGTCGGCAAAGTCCGTGCTGGCCAATGGGGAGATGTTCGGCATCTACCCCGAGGGCACCCGCTCCCACGACGGCCGGTTGTACCGCGGCAAGACCGGCGTGGCCCGGCTCGCGCTGGAGACCGGGGTGCCGGTGATCCCCGTGGGCGTAGTGGGCACAGACGCGATCGCCCCTCCGGGCAAGACCTTCGGCCGGCTGACCCGGCCGCTGGTGCGCTTCGGCAAGCCGCTGGACTTCTCCCGCTACGAGGGGATGGAGAACGACCGCTACATCCTCCGGTCGATCACCGACGAGATCATGTACGAGATCATGCGCCTCTCGGGTCAGGAGTACGTCGACATGTACGCCAGCCGGGCCAAGGAGGAGGCCAAGCGCGCCGACCGGGAGGCCCGGAGTGCCGGAGCCGCCCCGCGGGACGGTGCCGAGAGGGACCGCAAGGCATCGTGA
- a CDS encoding MOSC domain-containing protein: MRVHSVHRYPVKSMGGEDLTSAVVEPWGLAGDRRWMVVDAEGRALTAREAPALLRVRPTLTADGVLLRCDRRAVAARPEEPLVEVTVWGDTVKATPAGPEASSWLSELLGVAVRLVFLDDPTRRPVDPRHGRPADRVSFADGYPLLLTSTSSLEQLETWVAAGPHAAEGPLPMSRFRPSVVVEDVEPWAEDGWRLLRIGAAQFRSVKPCARCVITTTDPLTGRRGREPLASLARHRNIDGGLLFGVNLVPDGAGERIAVGDAVEVLG; this comes from the coding sequence GTGAGGGTCCACTCGGTCCACCGCTACCCGGTGAAGTCGATGGGCGGAGAGGACCTCACCAGCGCGGTCGTCGAGCCCTGGGGGCTGGCCGGCGACCGCCGGTGGATGGTCGTCGACGCCGAAGGCCGCGCCCTGACCGCCCGCGAGGCGCCGGCCCTGCTCCGCGTGCGCCCGACGCTGACGGCGGACGGCGTGCTGCTGCGCTGCGATCGGCGGGCCGTCGCGGCCCGGCCCGAGGAGCCGCTGGTCGAGGTCACGGTCTGGGGCGACACCGTGAAAGCCACCCCTGCGGGGCCGGAGGCGAGCAGCTGGCTGAGCGAGCTGCTCGGCGTTGCGGTTCGCCTGGTCTTCCTCGACGACCCCACCCGGCGGCCGGTGGACCCGCGCCACGGACGTCCTGCGGATCGGGTCTCCTTCGCTGACGGCTACCCGCTGTTGCTGACCAGCACGTCGTCGCTCGAACAGCTCGAGACCTGGGTGGCAGCCGGTCCGCACGCCGCGGAGGGCCCGCTGCCGATGTCCAGGTTCCGGCCCAGTGTCGTCGTCGAGGACGTGGAGCCGTGGGCCGAGGACGGCTGGCGGCTGCTGCGGATCGGGGCGGCGCAGTTCCGTTCGGTCAAGCCCTGTGCGCGCTGCGTGATCACCACCACCGACCCGCTGACGGGTCGGCGCGGGCGCGAGCCCCTGGCGAGCCTGGCCAGGCACCGCAACATCGACGGCGGCCTGCTGTTCGGCGTCAACCTGGTGCCCGACGGTGCGGGCGAGCGGATCGCCGTCGGCGATGCCGTCGAGGTGCTGGGATGA
- a CDS encoding flavin reductase family protein, which translates to MTIHHEHPFLDPHVDDVRRLRGRVGATVSLWTSGVLGAGAAGLTVSSYAVVAGEPGHFVAALDPDSDLSDRLRETGRAVVHLLAWADRDLADAFGGTAPAPGGPFRLRSFLDSPHGPRLETATTWASVRLEDGRDVGWSWMVTAAIEELRVGDADWLVHRRGRYAHAGPTRG; encoded by the coding sequence ATGACCATTCATCATGAGCACCCGTTCCTGGATCCCCACGTCGATGACGTACGACGGCTGCGTGGCCGGGTCGGCGCCACGGTCTCGTTGTGGACCAGCGGTGTGCTCGGTGCCGGCGCGGCCGGGTTGACGGTGTCGTCGTACGCGGTGGTGGCCGGCGAGCCCGGCCACTTCGTCGCGGCGCTGGACCCCGACTCCGACCTGTCGGACCGGTTGCGTGAGACCGGGCGCGCCGTGGTCCACCTCCTGGCCTGGGCCGACCGGGACCTCGCCGACGCCTTCGGCGGCACCGCGCCCGCTCCCGGTGGTCCGTTCCGACTGCGCTCCTTCCTGGACTCCCCGCATGGGCCTCGGCTGGAGACGGCGACCACCTGGGCGTCGGTCCGCCTCGAGGACGGCCGTGACGTGGGGTGGTCGTGGATGGTGACCGCGGCGATCGAGGAGCTGCGGGTCGGCGACGCCGACTGGCTGGTGCACCGCCGCGGGAGGTACGCCCACGCTGGTCCGACCCGCGGGTGA
- a CDS encoding helix-turn-helix domain-containing protein, producing MVAESVLLRESLGTVLRAERMRRGMTLRELSGAARISLGYISEVERGQKEASSELLAALCDALGVPLSTVLRLTSDEVAVIESPVPDTVPAVRSDVRSDAAVVLSGVVASAA from the coding sequence ATGGTGGCCGAATCGGTGCTGTTGCGTGAGTCACTGGGCACGGTGCTGCGCGCCGAGCGGATGCGGCGCGGCATGACGCTGCGCGAGCTGTCCGGAGCTGCCCGGATCAGCCTGGGCTACATCTCCGAGGTCGAGCGTGGCCAGAAGGAGGCCTCGTCCGAGCTGCTGGCGGCCCTGTGCGACGCCCTCGGGGTGCCGCTGTCGACGGTGCTGCGGTTGACCAGTGACGAGGTCGCGGTGATCGAGTCGCCAGTGCCCGACACGGTCCCGGCGGTCCGCTCCGACGTGCGCAGCGACGCCGCCGTGGTCCTCAGCGGCGTGGTGGCCTCGGCCGCCTGA
- a CDS encoding WS/DGAT/MGAT family O-acyltransferase: MAMTIDPTSLAFLLAENRNQPMHVAGLQLFDPPDGASPDFAREMFEAAIAVDEVAPLFRRRPFYSIGTLGQWVWTEDKQFDIEHHVRHNALPRPGRVRELLELVSRLHGTMLARERPLWEMHLVEGLADGRMAMYTKVHHALVDGISAMRLMESTLSSDPAKRNMQLPFAARPPSRSATSPESDRRLADVPISALRTALGLTAEAAGLPAVLIRTLAKGIRNETSAVSLHAPRTMFNVNITGSRRFAAQGWPLERIRGVSKASGTTMNDVVLAMCAGAVRTYLLELNALPDTSLVSMVPVGLSSRKASSMSGEGGNAVGAVMVKLGTDLADPAERLESVHRSMKDGKAALASMTPNQIVAMSALGMAPSLVIPMLRLNGIARPPFNLIISNVPGPRAVQYFNGARLTGTYPVSVPMQGMALNITCNSYADDMEFGLTGCRRSVPHLQRLLVHLDDELAALEKAAGVG, from the coding sequence ATGGCCATGACGATCGACCCCACATCGCTTGCCTTCCTGCTCGCCGAGAATCGCAACCAGCCGATGCACGTCGCCGGGCTGCAGCTCTTCGACCCGCCCGACGGGGCCTCCCCGGACTTCGCGCGGGAGATGTTCGAGGCCGCGATCGCCGTCGACGAGGTGGCTCCGCTCTTCCGCCGGCGCCCGTTCTACTCGATCGGCACCCTGGGCCAGTGGGTGTGGACCGAGGACAAGCAGTTCGACATCGAGCACCACGTCCGGCACAACGCACTCCCCCGGCCCGGACGGGTGCGTGAGCTGCTGGAGCTGGTGAGCCGGCTGCACGGCACCATGCTCGCCCGCGAGCGGCCGCTGTGGGAGATGCACCTGGTCGAGGGCCTCGCCGACGGTCGGATGGCGATGTACACCAAGGTCCACCACGCCCTGGTCGACGGAATCTCGGCGATGCGGCTGATGGAGAGCACCCTGAGCAGCGACCCCGCCAAGCGGAACATGCAACTGCCCTTCGCGGCCCGCCCGCCGAGCCGCTCGGCGACGAGTCCGGAGTCGGACCGGCGGCTGGCCGACGTACCGATCAGCGCACTGCGCACCGCACTCGGGCTCACCGCCGAGGCGGCAGGGCTGCCGGCAGTGCTGATCCGCACCCTCGCCAAGGGGATCCGCAACGAGACCTCGGCAGTCTCCCTGCATGCCCCGCGGACGATGTTCAACGTCAACATCACCGGGTCCCGCCGGTTCGCCGCGCAGGGCTGGCCGCTGGAGCGGATCCGGGGCGTCTCCAAGGCATCCGGGACGACCATGAACGACGTCGTGCTCGCGATGTGCGCCGGCGCGGTGCGCACCTACCTGCTCGAGCTCAACGCCCTGCCCGACACCTCGCTGGTGTCGATGGTCCCGGTGGGGCTGAGCTCCCGCAAGGCGAGCTCGATGTCGGGCGAGGGTGGCAACGCCGTCGGCGCCGTCATGGTCAAGCTCGGTACCGACCTTGCCGACCCCGCTGAGCGGCTGGAGTCGGTGCACCGGTCGATGAAGGACGGCAAGGCGGCGCTCGCGTCGATGACACCGAACCAGATCGTGGCGATGTCGGCCCTGGGCATGGCGCCCTCCCTGGTGATCCCGATGCTGCGGCTCAACGGGATCGCCCGTCCGCCGTTCAACCTCATCATCAGCAACGTCCCAGGCCCGCGCGCGGTCCAGTACTTCAACGGCGCCCGGCTCACCGGGACCTACCCGGTCTCCGTGCCGATGCAGGGCATGGCGCTGAACATCACCTGCAACAGCTACGCCGACGACATGGAGTTCGGACTGACCGGCTGCCGACGCAGTGTCCCGCACCTGCAGCGGCTGCTGGTGCACCTCGACGACGAGCTGGCCGCATTGGAGAAGGCCGCGGGCGTCGGCTGA